The Anabaena sp. WA102 genome contains a region encoding:
- a CDS encoding type II toxin-antitoxin system RelN family antitoxin, giving the protein MKALEVTGKIQQGQLTLDYPLEVDGFNIVKVIILLPEADDIESDPDDTPIQEIKESLKTALQEAKAGKRIPLEKMWEGIDAE; this is encoded by the coding sequence TTAGAAGTTACTGGAAAAATTCAACAGGGACAATTAACCTTAGATTATCCTTTAGAAGTTGATGGTTTTAATATTGTTAAGGTAATTATTCTCCTACCAGAAGCAGATGACATTGAATCTGATCCTGATGACACTCCAATTCAGGAAATAAAAGAGAGTTTAAAAACAGCATTACAAGAAGCAAAAGCAGGAAAAAGAATCCCTTTAGAAAAAATGTGGGAAGGAATTGATGCAGAATGA